A stretch of DNA from Triticum dicoccoides isolate Atlit2015 ecotype Zavitan chromosome 2A, WEW_v2.0, whole genome shotgun sequence:
TGACAACCCTCTTacccgcattgggtgcaagtattttgtttgtgtgtgtaggtactgccAATCTTTTGTGTGCGTGAATCTTCTATTGGTTTGATAAACCTTTCTTCTCTACTGAGGGAAATGATATCCGCTACTATATTGCTTCTCTCTTCCTCGTCAAGGTGGAGCCGCCGTCCCCGTCGCGCCATCGCATGAAGCATGAGCCGGTGTCTCCATTCAGGCCGGTCATGGATGAGCCAGCCTCGCCCGGCGCAACCGTGGCATCTAGATCGGACGCTGTGTGAAGGATGAGTCGTCGTCGCCCTCGCACAACCGTGGCGTCCATATCGGACGCCGTGTCAAGGACGAGTCAGCGTCCCTGCCGCGCAAACGGTACGCCAGCAAGAGGCAGAGCGACTCCTCGGCGAGCAACAGGCAGCCGCCGGACAAGGCTATCGCGGCCCTCCGGCGCTGTTCTGCCGATGAAGGgaccacgacgacgacgacggcatgAACGGAGACGACACTGCGCAGGGCAGGGCGCCCATGCGTACGAGGTGATCGTCCAGTATAGGGTTTATGTTTTTGTAGCTTTTTTGTTAAACTGTCGAAATATCGACTTTTTTATTTAAATTATAACCGAACTTGAGTGTTTTGTGTGCAAAATTGACGCAGAAGTAAGTGAAATGAAGTCAAATATACGCTAAAATAAAAGTGAACGGGCAAACAAGATTTTTATGATCTAGCGTGATGCCGAACCCCAACTTGGAACTATCGTAATCTTAACTAAAAAAGGAGTTAGTGCATAATCCACTTAGTACGATCCCGTATTAATTTATGCTCAAGCTTCACCGCGTCTCGGACGTGCACACAGCGGCACAGCGCAGAGCCCGGCGCCAGGCAGCACAGAAGAAACATCGTCTACACGTGCATGTGAGCCGAGCCACACATCCAATCCAAGGGTAACGAGGATGCGCAAAAATACTCAAACGGAGTGATGCAAAACTAGAGATCTTTGTTCAAAATTGCttcataatttttttcgcaaaaaaatTTTGCTTCATAATTTCACGGCTGAGTTTGCCTGAAATCCACAACTTCTTGAAGGAAGAACTAGCAAAACCATATGTGCACCTCCTTCCTACGAAGTTCACCTACCATTACAATCTTGCTGCTGCTATTGAGTAAACGTCGCCGCGAGGAACATGTCCTCCTCGGTGCCGACCCAGCCGCAGCTACCGCAGCGCTCGACGCCACGGCAGCACTCGTTGACGCCGCCGAACTTCCTCGCTTGCACGGCCACGCGATCGGCCGCCGCTACGGCGTGGACGACCTTGACCTCCACGAGCAACTTGGGCGCCTTGCACCCGCCGCCCAGCTCCCGGCCCGCTGGCGAGAGTCTCAGCCAGCTCTCCTCCGACGCCGACTTCGCGCGCGCCGACAAGGCGAGCTCGGCCCGCGCCAGCACGCGCGACGACGGCCTCCCTGTTCCCAAGAACGCCGCGAGCCCGGACGACGACGGGCGCGGCCTCCACCGGAGCTCGAACGCGACCTTGCCCGGCGCGGCGACGGCCCCGGCGTTGCCCGCCAGCTGGAAGCGCACGCGCTCGCCCCAGAGCACGTCGTCGCCCCCGGCGCCGCACGGGACCTCGCGCGTGTCCACGCGGATCCGCCGCCTCCCGTCGCCCGCCGGGACGTAGTACCTCACAAAGAGGCCGCCCTCGAGCCGTGCCTCGACGCCGGCGACCCGGACGACCTTGACGTCGAACTCGAGGCTCGGCTGCCTCCACAGGGTCGCCATGCTTCTACTTCTCCTCAAGTGTCGAATTAAACTATGTACTCTATGTCTGATGATTGCTGAGCGAGCAGTGGGGTAACTGAGCTTGAACTGAGGCGCTTATATAGGACTTTGTTGGGTTGGGAGGCCGCAAGTGGAACTAGTTATGCATATCCAAGTGCTCAGTGGCG
This window harbors:
- the LOC119359571 gene encoding uncharacterized protein LOC119359571 yields the protein MATLWRQPSLEFDVKVVRVAGVEARLEGGLFVRYYVPAGDGRRRIRVDTREVPCGAGGDDVLWGERVRFQLAGNAGAVAAPGKVAFELRWRPRPSSSGLAAFLGTGRPSSRVLARAELALSARAKSASEESWLRLSPAGRELGGGCKAPKLLVEVKVVHAVAAADRVAVQARKFGGVNECCRGVERCGSCGWVGTEEDMFLAATFTQ